Proteins from a single region of Gambusia affinis linkage group LG12, SWU_Gaff_1.0, whole genome shotgun sequence:
- the snap47 gene encoding synaptosomal-associated protein 47 isoform X2 encodes MSRDATIHSWPGSYYINSEKRWESGTLSLTRTMVRFISSQSKECLTSFRLSSVMEMKMESSSFIFSTLTVLEEGNIKHWFGSLKPNRVVVINVLEHFWRERLLSPTSEARGAEGRPSKGRELISLVAGAQRRLEDTGRVLSHQGEQFDNTMQGLEKIDSDLGVADKLLSELESPSWWPFGKLPWKTQQEAKAEDASKAAAAISAGKVSSRSKVIACIPAVVSKGGDSDLKPGCLLVLVSSLEVRDTNCHLLHRFERNEIDEIRVHSPYEITVRQRFIGKPDICYRFLSAKMPEAMSVLEMQYKKKIEFTSEYVAFKATPLSSPDKEGTIWNDGLMQKCQDTELPVEVPAGELSQLQVQTLQPSVSQAEAQELKQMLMQLKNLALEAETELERQDEVLDVLTSSTDRATMNIGKHTCRMKRLL; translated from the exons ATGAGCCGGGATGCTACCATCCACAGCTGGCCTGGCTCTTATTACATCAACAGTGAGAAGAGGTGGGAGAGCGGAACCCTGTCCCTCACCAGGACCATGGTGCGCTTCATCTCAAGCCAGAGCAAGGAGTGTCTCACCAGCTTCCGCCTGTCCAGTGTCATGGAGATGAAGATGGAGTCATCTAGTTTCATCTTCAGCACCCTCACAGTGCTGGAGGAGGGAAACATCAAGCACTGGTTTGGTTCTCTTAAGCCCAACCGGGTGGTGGTTATTAACGTGCTTGAGCATTTCTGGAGAGAGCGGCTTCTTTCACCCACCTCAGAGGCTCGGGGGGCCGAAGGCCGTCCTTCAAAGGGAAGGGAGCTGATCAGCCTTGTGGCGGGAGCTCAGAGAAGACTGGAGGACACTGGCAGAGTCCTTAGCCACCAGGGAGAGCAGTTTGACAACACGATGCAAGGATTGGAGAAGATTGACTCTGATCTGGGTGTTGCTGATAA ACTTCTTTCAGAACTTGAGTCTCCATCTTGGTGGCCTTTCGGCAAACTCCCCTGGAAGACTCAGCAGGAGGCCAAGGCTGAGGACGCCTCCAAGGCTGCAGCTGCCATCTCCGCGGGCAAAGTGTCCAGCAGAAGCAAAGTGATCGCGTGTATCCCCGCAGTGGTGTCCAAAGGCGGAGACTCGGACTTGAAACCTGGTTGTTTGCTGGTGCTAGTGTCCTCGCTGGAGGTGCGAGACACCAACTGCCACCTCCTCCACCGATTTGAACGCAACGAAATCGACGAAATTAGGGTGCACAGCCCCTACGAGATCACAGTCAGGCAGCGGTTCATAGGGAAACCAGATATATGTTACAGGTTCCTGTCAGCCAAGATGCCAGAGGCCATGTCTGTGTTAGAGATGCAGTACAAAAAGAAGATAGAGTTTACAAGTGAATACGTAGCCTTCAAAGCAACTCCGCTTTCATCTCCTGACAAGGAAGGGACGATCTGGAATGACg GTTTGATGCAGAAGTGCCAAGACACAGAGCTCCCAGTGGAGGTCCCGGCAGGAGAGCTGTCCCAGCTGCAGGTGCAAACCCTCCAGCCGTCTGTCAGTCAGGCTGAGGCCCAGGAACTCAAGCAG ATGCTGATGCAGCTAAAGAACCTTGCACTGGAGGCAGAGACAGAGCTAGAACGCCAGGACGAAGTCCTGGATGTCCTGACAAGCTCAACAGACCGAGCCACCATGAACATTGGGAAGCACACATGTCGCATGAAAAGACTGCTGTAG
- the snap47 gene encoding synaptosomal-associated protein 47 isoform X1, giving the protein MSRDATIHSWPGSYYINSEKRWESGTLSLTRTMVRFISSQSKECLTSFRLSSVMEMKMESSSFIFSTLTVLEEGNIKHWFGSLKPNRVVVINVLEHFWRERLLSPTSEARGAEGRPSKGRELISLVAGAQRRLEDTGRVLSHQGEQFDNTMQGLEKIDSDLGVADKLLSELESPSWWPFGKLPWKTQQEAKAEDASKAAAAISAGKVSSRSKVIACIPAVVSKGGDSDLKPGCLLVLVSSLEVRDTNCHLLHRFERNEIDEIRVHSPYEITVRQRFIGKPDICYRFLSAKMPEAMSVLEMQYKKKIEFTSEYVAFKATPLSSPDKEGTIWNDAGLMQKCQDTELPVEVPAGELSQLQVQTLQPSVSQAEAQELKQMLMQLKNLALEAETELERQDEVLDVLTSSTDRATMNIGKHTCRMKRLL; this is encoded by the exons ATGAGCCGGGATGCTACCATCCACAGCTGGCCTGGCTCTTATTACATCAACAGTGAGAAGAGGTGGGAGAGCGGAACCCTGTCCCTCACCAGGACCATGGTGCGCTTCATCTCAAGCCAGAGCAAGGAGTGTCTCACCAGCTTCCGCCTGTCCAGTGTCATGGAGATGAAGATGGAGTCATCTAGTTTCATCTTCAGCACCCTCACAGTGCTGGAGGAGGGAAACATCAAGCACTGGTTTGGTTCTCTTAAGCCCAACCGGGTGGTGGTTATTAACGTGCTTGAGCATTTCTGGAGAGAGCGGCTTCTTTCACCCACCTCAGAGGCTCGGGGGGCCGAAGGCCGTCCTTCAAAGGGAAGGGAGCTGATCAGCCTTGTGGCGGGAGCTCAGAGAAGACTGGAGGACACTGGCAGAGTCCTTAGCCACCAGGGAGAGCAGTTTGACAACACGATGCAAGGATTGGAGAAGATTGACTCTGATCTGGGTGTTGCTGATAA ACTTCTTTCAGAACTTGAGTCTCCATCTTGGTGGCCTTTCGGCAAACTCCCCTGGAAGACTCAGCAGGAGGCCAAGGCTGAGGACGCCTCCAAGGCTGCAGCTGCCATCTCCGCGGGCAAAGTGTCCAGCAGAAGCAAAGTGATCGCGTGTATCCCCGCAGTGGTGTCCAAAGGCGGAGACTCGGACTTGAAACCTGGTTGTTTGCTGGTGCTAGTGTCCTCGCTGGAGGTGCGAGACACCAACTGCCACCTCCTCCACCGATTTGAACGCAACGAAATCGACGAAATTAGGGTGCACAGCCCCTACGAGATCACAGTCAGGCAGCGGTTCATAGGGAAACCAGATATATGTTACAGGTTCCTGTCAGCCAAGATGCCAGAGGCCATGTCTGTGTTAGAGATGCAGTACAAAAAGAAGATAGAGTTTACAAGTGAATACGTAGCCTTCAAAGCAACTCCGCTTTCATCTCCTGACAAGGAAGGGACGATCTGGAATGACg CAGGTTTGATGCAGAAGTGCCAAGACACAGAGCTCCCAGTGGAGGTCCCGGCAGGAGAGCTGTCCCAGCTGCAGGTGCAAACCCTCCAGCCGTCTGTCAGTCAGGCTGAGGCCCAGGAACTCAAGCAG ATGCTGATGCAGCTAAAGAACCTTGCACTGGAGGCAGAGACAGAGCTAGAACGCCAGGACGAAGTCCTGGATGTCCTGACAAGCTCAACAGACCGAGCCACCATGAACATTGGGAAGCACACATGTCGCATGAAAAGACTGCTGTAG
- the jmjd4 gene encoding 2-oxoglutarate and iron-dependent oxygenase JMJD4 isoform X2, giving the protein MAVPLTKYLLPNHPCMFSRRFTEDWKCRKQWVTEEGKPNFQILLQEFDETPVPVANCNAKEYNANPKQVMPLKEFIRYWKEYIQNGHSSPKGCLYLKDWHMSRDFPDHNLYTTPVFFSSDWLNEYWDTLEVDDYRFVYMGPKGSWTPFHADVFRSYSWSANICGRKKWLLYPPGQEDFLRDTHGNLPYDVTSAELQDRGLFPQFEEACQPLEIIQEAGEIIFVPSGWHHQVYNLEDTISINHNWLNGCNIDIMWQFLQNELSSVQKEIEEWRNTMDSWHQHCQVIMKACSGIDYSEFASFLKIVAESRMAFLNACTSGDSSDYSRHLSETLTALGPYHAAFDLQRVAHIIECLLCNDDFKRLDHSTSTLQPETLLQQIRDTIQSTRGQHLLYQE; this is encoded by the exons ATGGCGGTACCGTTGAC GAAGTACTTGCTGCCTAATCACCCGTGCATGTTCTCAAGAAGATTCACAGAAGACtggaaatgtagaaaacaatGGGTGACAGAAGAGGGCAAACCTAATTTTCAGATACTGCTGCAAGAGTTTG atgaGACTCCTGTCCCAGTTGCAAACTGTAATGCGAAGGAATACAATGCCAACCCCAAACAAGTAATGCCATTGAAGGAATTTATACGTTACTGGAAGGAGTACATCCAGAATGGGCACTCATCACCCAAAGGATGCCTCTATCTTAAAGACTGGCATATGTCAAG AGATTTTCCAGACCATAATCTTTACACTACACCAGTCTTCTTTTCTTCTGATTGGCTTAATGAATACTGGGATACACTTGAAGTGGATGACTACCGGTTTGTCTACATGGGACCCAAAGGCTCATG GACCCCTTTCCATGCTGATGTGTTCCGCTCGTACAGCTGGTCTGCAAATATCTGTGGCAGGAAGAAGTGGCTGCTGTATCCTCCGGGTCAGGAGGACTTTCTACGAGACACCCATGGAAACCTCCCTTATGATGTTACTTCAGCTGAACTGCAAGACAGAGGCCTTTTCCCACAGTTTGAAGAAGCTTGCCAACCTCTTGAAATTATTCAAGAGGctggtgaaattatttttgtgccaAGTGGCTGGCACCACCAAGTTTATAATCTg gaGGACACCATCTCTATTAATCATAATTGGCTTAATGGCTGCAATATTGACATCATGTGGCAGTTCCTACAGAATGAGCTGTCTTCTGTTCAGAAAGAGATAGAGGAGTGGAGAAACACAATGGATTCATGGCATCAGCATTGCCAG GTCATTATGAAAGCCTGCTCTGGCATTGACTACAGTGAATTTGCTTCCTTTCTGAAAATTGTTGCTGAAAGTCGAATGGCCTTCTTGAATGCCTGCACTTCTGGCGATTCCTCTGATTACTCCCGGCATCTCTCAGAGACCCTCACCGCTCTTGGACCTTACCACGCTGCCTTTGACCTACAGAGAGTGGCACATATTATTGAATGCCTACTGTGCAACGACGACTTTAAGCGGCTTGATCATTCAACCTCGACTTTGCAACCTGAAACCTTGTTACAGCAGATCAGAGACACTATACagtccaccagagggcagcatcTCCTTTATCAGGAATAA
- the jmjd4 gene encoding 2-oxoglutarate and iron-dependent oxygenase JMJD4 isoform X3 gives MPRKYLLPNHPCMFSRRFTEDWKCRKQWVTEEGKPNFQILLQEFDETPVPVANCNAKEYNANPKQVMPLKEFIRYWKEYIQNGHSSPKGCLYLKDWHMSRDFPDHNLYTTPVFFSSDWLNEYWDTLEVDDYRFVYMGPKGSWTPFHADVFRSYSWSANICGRKKWLLYPPGQEDFLRDTHGNLPYDVTSAELQDRGLFPQFEEACQPLEIIQEAGEIIFVPSGWHHQVYNLEDTISINHNWLNGCNIDIMWQFLQNELSSVQKEIEEWRNTMDSWHQHCQVIMKACSGIDYSEFASFLKIVAESRMAFLNACTSGDSSDYSRHLSETLTALGPYHAAFDLQRVAHIIECLLCNDDFKRLDHSTSTLQPETLLQQIRDTIQSTRGQHLLYQE, from the exons ATGCCTAG GAAGTACTTGCTGCCTAATCACCCGTGCATGTTCTCAAGAAGATTCACAGAAGACtggaaatgtagaaaacaatGGGTGACAGAAGAGGGCAAACCTAATTTTCAGATACTGCTGCAAGAGTTTG atgaGACTCCTGTCCCAGTTGCAAACTGTAATGCGAAGGAATACAATGCCAACCCCAAACAAGTAATGCCATTGAAGGAATTTATACGTTACTGGAAGGAGTACATCCAGAATGGGCACTCATCACCCAAAGGATGCCTCTATCTTAAAGACTGGCATATGTCAAG AGATTTTCCAGACCATAATCTTTACACTACACCAGTCTTCTTTTCTTCTGATTGGCTTAATGAATACTGGGATACACTTGAAGTGGATGACTACCGGTTTGTCTACATGGGACCCAAAGGCTCATG GACCCCTTTCCATGCTGATGTGTTCCGCTCGTACAGCTGGTCTGCAAATATCTGTGGCAGGAAGAAGTGGCTGCTGTATCCTCCGGGTCAGGAGGACTTTCTACGAGACACCCATGGAAACCTCCCTTATGATGTTACTTCAGCTGAACTGCAAGACAGAGGCCTTTTCCCACAGTTTGAAGAAGCTTGCCAACCTCTTGAAATTATTCAAGAGGctggtgaaattatttttgtgccaAGTGGCTGGCACCACCAAGTTTATAATCTg gaGGACACCATCTCTATTAATCATAATTGGCTTAATGGCTGCAATATTGACATCATGTGGCAGTTCCTACAGAATGAGCTGTCTTCTGTTCAGAAAGAGATAGAGGAGTGGAGAAACACAATGGATTCATGGCATCAGCATTGCCAG GTCATTATGAAAGCCTGCTCTGGCATTGACTACAGTGAATTTGCTTCCTTTCTGAAAATTGTTGCTGAAAGTCGAATGGCCTTCTTGAATGCCTGCACTTCTGGCGATTCCTCTGATTACTCCCGGCATCTCTCAGAGACCCTCACCGCTCTTGGACCTTACCACGCTGCCTTTGACCTACAGAGAGTGGCACATATTATTGAATGCCTACTGTGCAACGACGACTTTAAGCGGCTTGATCATTCAACCTCGACTTTGCAACCTGAAACCTTGTTACAGCAGATCAGAGACACTATACagtccaccagagggcagcatcTCCTTTATCAGGAATAA
- the jmjd4 gene encoding 2-oxoglutarate and iron-dependent oxygenase JMJD4 isoform X1, translating to MDRNAYHNCSSLVKMPRQSYEQFWSSHFVDYIDKELNYSKFFRKYLLPNHPCMFSRRFTEDWKCRKQWVTEEGKPNFQILLQEFDETPVPVANCNAKEYNANPKQVMPLKEFIRYWKEYIQNGHSSPKGCLYLKDWHMSRDFPDHNLYTTPVFFSSDWLNEYWDTLEVDDYRFVYMGPKGSWTPFHADVFRSYSWSANICGRKKWLLYPPGQEDFLRDTHGNLPYDVTSAELQDRGLFPQFEEACQPLEIIQEAGEIIFVPSGWHHQVYNLEDTISINHNWLNGCNIDIMWQFLQNELSSVQKEIEEWRNTMDSWHQHCQVIMKACSGIDYSEFASFLKIVAESRMAFLNACTSGDSSDYSRHLSETLTALGPYHAAFDLQRVAHIIECLLCNDDFKRLDHSTSTLQPETLLQQIRDTIQSTRGQHLLYQE from the exons ATGGACAGAAACGCGTACCATAACTGCAGCAGCCTTGTCAAAATGCCACGACAGTCATATGAGCAGTTTTGGTCTTCGCATTTTGTTGACTACATTGACAAAGAGCTGAACTACTCTAAGTTTTTCAGGAAGTACTTGCTGCCTAATCACCCGTGCATGTTCTCAAGAAGATTCACAGAAGACtggaaatgtagaaaacaatGGGTGACAGAAGAGGGCAAACCTAATTTTCAGATACTGCTGCAAGAGTTTG atgaGACTCCTGTCCCAGTTGCAAACTGTAATGCGAAGGAATACAATGCCAACCCCAAACAAGTAATGCCATTGAAGGAATTTATACGTTACTGGAAGGAGTACATCCAGAATGGGCACTCATCACCCAAAGGATGCCTCTATCTTAAAGACTGGCATATGTCAAG AGATTTTCCAGACCATAATCTTTACACTACACCAGTCTTCTTTTCTTCTGATTGGCTTAATGAATACTGGGATACACTTGAAGTGGATGACTACCGGTTTGTCTACATGGGACCCAAAGGCTCATG GACCCCTTTCCATGCTGATGTGTTCCGCTCGTACAGCTGGTCTGCAAATATCTGTGGCAGGAAGAAGTGGCTGCTGTATCCTCCGGGTCAGGAGGACTTTCTACGAGACACCCATGGAAACCTCCCTTATGATGTTACTTCAGCTGAACTGCAAGACAGAGGCCTTTTCCCACAGTTTGAAGAAGCTTGCCAACCTCTTGAAATTATTCAAGAGGctggtgaaattatttttgtgccaAGTGGCTGGCACCACCAAGTTTATAATCTg gaGGACACCATCTCTATTAATCATAATTGGCTTAATGGCTGCAATATTGACATCATGTGGCAGTTCCTACAGAATGAGCTGTCTTCTGTTCAGAAAGAGATAGAGGAGTGGAGAAACACAATGGATTCATGGCATCAGCATTGCCAG GTCATTATGAAAGCCTGCTCTGGCATTGACTACAGTGAATTTGCTTCCTTTCTGAAAATTGTTGCTGAAAGTCGAATGGCCTTCTTGAATGCCTGCACTTCTGGCGATTCCTCTGATTACTCCCGGCATCTCTCAGAGACCCTCACCGCTCTTGGACCTTACCACGCTGCCTTTGACCTACAGAGAGTGGCACATATTATTGAATGCCTACTGTGCAACGACGACTTTAAGCGGCTTGATCATTCAACCTCGACTTTGCAACCTGAAACCTTGTTACAGCAGATCAGAGACACTATACagtccaccagagggcagcatcTCCTTTATCAGGAATAA
- the jmjd4 gene encoding 2-oxoglutarate and iron-dependent oxygenase JMJD4 isoform X4, which produces MFSRRFTEDWKCRKQWVTEEGKPNFQILLQEFDETPVPVANCNAKEYNANPKQVMPLKEFIRYWKEYIQNGHSSPKGCLYLKDWHMSRDFPDHNLYTTPVFFSSDWLNEYWDTLEVDDYRFVYMGPKGSWTPFHADVFRSYSWSANICGRKKWLLYPPGQEDFLRDTHGNLPYDVTSAELQDRGLFPQFEEACQPLEIIQEAGEIIFVPSGWHHQVYNLEDTISINHNWLNGCNIDIMWQFLQNELSSVQKEIEEWRNTMDSWHQHCQVIMKACSGIDYSEFASFLKIVAESRMAFLNACTSGDSSDYSRHLSETLTALGPYHAAFDLQRVAHIIECLLCNDDFKRLDHSTSTLQPETLLQQIRDTIQSTRGQHLLYQE; this is translated from the exons ATGTTCTCAAGAAGATTCACAGAAGACtggaaatgtagaaaacaatGGGTGACAGAAGAGGGCAAACCTAATTTTCAGATACTGCTGCAAGAGTTTG atgaGACTCCTGTCCCAGTTGCAAACTGTAATGCGAAGGAATACAATGCCAACCCCAAACAAGTAATGCCATTGAAGGAATTTATACGTTACTGGAAGGAGTACATCCAGAATGGGCACTCATCACCCAAAGGATGCCTCTATCTTAAAGACTGGCATATGTCAAG AGATTTTCCAGACCATAATCTTTACACTACACCAGTCTTCTTTTCTTCTGATTGGCTTAATGAATACTGGGATACACTTGAAGTGGATGACTACCGGTTTGTCTACATGGGACCCAAAGGCTCATG GACCCCTTTCCATGCTGATGTGTTCCGCTCGTACAGCTGGTCTGCAAATATCTGTGGCAGGAAGAAGTGGCTGCTGTATCCTCCGGGTCAGGAGGACTTTCTACGAGACACCCATGGAAACCTCCCTTATGATGTTACTTCAGCTGAACTGCAAGACAGAGGCCTTTTCCCACAGTTTGAAGAAGCTTGCCAACCTCTTGAAATTATTCAAGAGGctggtgaaattatttttgtgccaAGTGGCTGGCACCACCAAGTTTATAATCTg gaGGACACCATCTCTATTAATCATAATTGGCTTAATGGCTGCAATATTGACATCATGTGGCAGTTCCTACAGAATGAGCTGTCTTCTGTTCAGAAAGAGATAGAGGAGTGGAGAAACACAATGGATTCATGGCATCAGCATTGCCAG GTCATTATGAAAGCCTGCTCTGGCATTGACTACAGTGAATTTGCTTCCTTTCTGAAAATTGTTGCTGAAAGTCGAATGGCCTTCTTGAATGCCTGCACTTCTGGCGATTCCTCTGATTACTCCCGGCATCTCTCAGAGACCCTCACCGCTCTTGGACCTTACCACGCTGCCTTTGACCTACAGAGAGTGGCACATATTATTGAATGCCTACTGTGCAACGACGACTTTAAGCGGCTTGATCATTCAACCTCGACTTTGCAACCTGAAACCTTGTTACAGCAGATCAGAGACACTATACagtccaccagagggcagcatcTCCTTTATCAGGAATAA
- the iba57 gene encoding putative transferase CAF17 homolog, mitochondrial: MLPFNMAGFNFIRGAFTSLGVKIGKHNGLSESLLWGVATPVRIRVRKYTQESGKDGHGQFVCYQLPHRTLLKIQGPDTSPFLQGIITNDMRLLEEPRCTAMYSHMLNVQGRTLYDILLYSLKEAEGGCGVFLECDSTVENSILKHLKVYKIRRKVSISLCPELSVWAVLSQQSNPDQEARKPEMSAPEKAVVWEADPRAVQMGWRLVLQNQLNPWEIIASCQKGDTVDYHKHRYSIGLPEGVDDLPPGVALPLESNLVYMQGISFSKGCYIGQELTARTYHTGVTRKRLMPVRFSSPVQQLEEGTALQTQSGKPAGKHRSGVGELGLSLIRTAHAKEVLTLKSSDDTLVTLEVFVPDWWPKDMEIN; the protein is encoded by the exons ATGTTACCGTTTAATATGGCAGGTTTTAATTTTATCCGGGGAGCGTTCACTAGCCTCGGTGTTAAAATCGGAAAACACAACGGTTTGTCCGAGTCGCTTCTCTGGGGCGTTGCAACTCCAGTAAGGATCCGGGTCCGAAAGTACACTCAGGAGTCCGGTAAAGATGGCCACGGCCAGTTTGTTTGTTACCAGCTTCCGCATAGGACCTTGCTGAAGATTCAAGGACCGGACACAAGCCCGTTTCTCCAGGGGATTATAACCAATGACATGAGGCTACTAGAGGAGCCTAGGTGCACTGCCATGTATTCACACATGCTGAATGTGCAGGGACGAACCCTGTATGATATCCTGTTGTACAG TTTGAAAGAAGCAGAAGGAGGATGTGGTGTTTTCTTGGAGTGTGATAGCACAGTGGAAAACTCAATCCTGAAACACTTGAAGGTGTACAAGATCCGGAGGAAGGTGAGCATCAGCCTCTGTCCGGAGCTGTCTGTGTGGGCAGTACTTTCACAGCAAAGCAACCCAGATCAAGAGGCCAGGAAACCTGAGATGTCTGCCCCGGAAAAAGCTGTGGTATGGGAGGCTGATCCTCGAGCTGTGCAGATGGGATGGAGACTGGTGTTGCAAAATCAGCTTAACCCCTGGGAAATCATTGCATCTTGTCAAAAAGGAGACACAGTGGATTACCACAAACATCGCTACTCAATAG GACTTCCTGAGGGAGTAGACGATCTTCCCCCTGGAGTTGCACTACCACTGGAGTCTAACCTCGTCTACATGCAGGGTATCAGCTTCAGCAAGGGTTGCTACATCGGTCAGGAGCTCACGGCCAGGACTTATCACACTGGGGTGACTCGGAAACGCCTCATGCCAGTCCGCTTCTCATCTCCGGTCCAACAACTCGAGGAAGGAACCGCACTCCAGACGCAGTCGGGCAAGCCAGCTGGTAAACACCGATCGGGCGTCGGGGAGCTGGGTCTAAGCCTAATCCGCACTGCTCACGCCAAAGAAGTGTTGACGCTGAAGTCTTCCGACGACACCTTAGTGACACTTGAAGTCTTTGTGCCAGACTGGTGGCCTAAAGACATGGAAATTAACTGA